One Verrucomicrobiota bacterium JB022 genomic region harbors:
- a CDS encoding response regulator, with protein MPSSPSISISALVFDSDREVHQLVHCLCRDLQIKSFHFLSGAEALGFYQQKPVDIVVAEVNDQAVNGITLCKRIRALHPRTPIVLLVDSPKRERLKGLEKAAGISIITKPVDPIHLARYLSEAIDAIHHGQHSPAQAQAPREAVQAEEIVPESISDLEDLKFELESAYALIDQLREQIELKDSELQKVLLHSQKTQRMLQEREAEIKRVQQVLEALQDRLEQAEQLPAAPASAAPVVDESLAERLAYIEESEERLMQRAQELFEKETELAHREEMLAAQEAGNGSRIVPLDDVGGSEWDDLDLGYEDEEEQQPLPARRLKGNKAS; from the coding sequence GTGCCCTCGTCACCCTCTATCTCAATCAGCGCCCTGGTTTTCGATAGCGACCGCGAAGTCCACCAGCTCGTTCATTGCCTGTGTCGAGACCTGCAGATCAAGAGCTTCCATTTTCTGTCCGGGGCCGAAGCTCTCGGCTTTTATCAGCAGAAGCCGGTCGATATCGTAGTGGCGGAGGTGAACGATCAGGCGGTGAACGGCATCACCTTGTGCAAGCGCATCCGGGCTCTGCATCCCCGCACCCCCATCGTCCTGCTCGTCGACTCCCCAAAGCGGGAACGCCTCAAGGGCTTGGAAAAGGCAGCCGGCATTTCGATCATCACCAAGCCGGTCGACCCCATCCACCTGGCCCGTTACCTCTCCGAGGCCATCGATGCGATCCACCACGGCCAACATAGCCCAGCCCAGGCCCAAGCGCCTCGCGAGGCCGTGCAGGCGGAAGAAATCGTGCCGGAAAGCATTTCCGACCTCGAAGACCTGAAGTTCGAGCTCGAAAGCGCTTACGCCTTGATCGACCAGCTGCGCGAACAGATCGAGCTGAAGGATTCGGAGCTGCAAAAGGTGCTGCTCCACTCCCAGAAGACGCAGCGGATGTTGCAAGAGCGGGAGGCGGAGATCAAGCGCGTGCAGCAAGTGCTGGAGGCCTTGCAGGATCGTCTGGAGCAGGCGGAGCAACTTCCGGCCGCCCCGGCGTCAGCCGCGCCAGTGGTCGACGAATCCCTAGCCGAACGCCTCGCCTACATCGAGGAGAGCGAAGAACGCCTGATGCAGCGCGCCCAGGAGCTTTTTGAAAAGGAAACCGAGCTGGCCCACCGAGAGGAAATGCTGGCCGCGCAGGAGGCCGGCAACGGCTCGCGGATCGTCCCCTTGGACGACGTGGGCGGCAGCGAGTGGGACGACCTCGACCTGGGCTACGAAGACGAAGAGGAACAGCAGCCCCTGCCCGCCCGTCGCCTGAAGGGCAACAAGGCGAGCTAG
- a CDS encoding chloride channel protein, which yields MSEANLGEHVSRRRYSLPELFRARYSDTQRYLIIWIITGVACGLAAVAFHHSIQFVFDAVVHFGRYIGGGNPLILGAVLILSPTLGGLISGLILTYLAPHGAGSGIPQTKVRYYRDFGIFRLSEVAWRFILGTISVGSGMALGREGPTVHLCSALASNIGQFFGLAKKRVQAMVPLGMGAGIAAAFNAPMAALFFVFEELLGDFSGKSYFGIIVAVVIASAVQRLIAGEHPAFDLQLGELSTAYWMILAAPLGVMAAFLGKAFVEAILRTRQRVSESKQVPKWLRPAIGGLMVGVIGVSIMFLTEGHLGIFGIGYNDVDAMLNGRLNILFVAVLLLIGKFVASSVAYGFGGSGGLFAPTLFIGAMLGGIVGILGQYVIGYDNEIVGAMAMLGMGAFFAAVVRCPMTSIVIIWEMTRQDSLILPLMLGNIIAWLISSRLQPVPLYDSLLLQDKISLRKLPDYQGDQDWRNLPVSTIMTFEPATVQGSQTVQECLDALKKSGTKHHGYPVVDIDGRLIGMITHHEMCERVATDGQELLTTIMAKREIISVRPETSIRDVAQILVVEDVMQAPVVSATDPQKILGIVTLHDIARQQNQIDQSLGR from the coding sequence ATGAGTGAAGCCAACCTGGGGGAGCACGTCAGCCGCCGCCGCTACAGTTTGCCGGAGCTTTTCCGTGCGCGCTATAGTGACACTCAGCGCTACCTGATCATCTGGATCATAACGGGGGTCGCCTGCGGCCTCGCCGCAGTGGCGTTTCACCACTCCATCCAGTTCGTCTTCGATGCCGTCGTGCACTTTGGCCGTTACATCGGCGGGGGCAACCCACTTATCCTGGGCGCGGTCCTCATCCTTTCCCCGACTTTGGGCGGCCTGATCAGCGGGCTGATTCTGACTTATCTGGCCCCCCACGGCGCCGGCTCCGGCATTCCGCAGACAAAGGTGCGCTACTATCGCGATTTCGGGATCTTCCGCCTCTCGGAGGTCGCCTGGCGCTTCATCCTCGGCACGATTTCGGTCGGCTCTGGCATGGCGCTGGGGCGCGAAGGGCCCACCGTGCACCTCTGCTCGGCCCTGGCGTCCAACATCGGGCAATTCTTCGGCCTGGCCAAAAAACGCGTGCAGGCCATGGTACCGCTGGGCATGGGCGCAGGCATCGCGGCCGCCTTCAACGCACCGATGGCGGCCCTGTTCTTTGTATTCGAAGAGCTGCTGGGCGATTTTTCGGGCAAGAGCTACTTCGGTATCATTGTGGCGGTGGTCATCGCGTCGGCCGTCCAGCGCCTGATCGCGGGCGAGCACCCGGCCTTCGACCTGCAGTTGGGCGAGCTCAGCACAGCCTACTGGATGATCCTGGCCGCGCCGCTGGGGGTGATGGCGGCCTTTCTGGGCAAGGCCTTTGTGGAAGCGATCCTGCGGACTCGCCAGCGGGTGTCGGAGAGTAAACAGGTCCCCAAGTGGCTGCGCCCGGCGATCGGCGGCCTGATGGTGGGCGTGATCGGCGTCTCGATCATGTTCCTGACGGAGGGCCACCTCGGCATCTTTGGCATCGGCTACAACGATGTAGACGCAATGCTCAACGGGCGGCTCAACATCCTCTTCGTTGCCGTGCTGCTGCTGATCGGCAAGTTTGTCGCCTCCAGCGTCGCCTATGGCTTTGGCGGCAGTGGCGGCCTCTTTGCCCCCACGCTGTTCATCGGCGCGATGCTGGGCGGCATCGTCGGCATCCTCGGCCAATACGTGATCGGTTACGACAACGAGATCGTGGGGGCGATGGCCATGCTCGGCATGGGCGCCTTCTTCGCCGCCGTCGTCCGCTGCCCGATGACGAGTATCGTCATTATCTGGGAGATGACGCGGCAAGACTCGCTCATCCTGCCGCTGATGCTCGGCAACATCATCGCCTGGCTGATTTCGAGCCGCCTGCAGCCGGTGCCGCTCTACGACTCACTGCTCCTGCAAGACAAGATTTCCCTCCGCAAGCTGCCCGACTACCAGGGCGACCAGGATTGGCGCAACCTGCCCGTCAGCACCATCATGACCTTCGAACCGGCGACGGTGCAAGGCAGCCAGACGGTCCAGGAATGCCTCGACGCACTCAAGAAAAGCGGCACCAAGCATCACGGCTACCCGGTGGTCGACATCGATGGCCGCCTCATTGGCATGATCACGCACCACGAGATGTGCGAACGGGTGGCGACCGATGGCCAGGAGCTGTTGACGACCATCATGGCCAAGCGGGAGATCATCTCGGTACGCCCGGAGACCTCCATCCGCGACGTGGCGCAGATCCTCGTGGTGGAAGACGTCATGCAGGCTCCCGTTGTCAGCGCGACCGACCCGCAAAAGATTCTCGGCATCGTGACGCTGCACGACATCGCGCGTCAGCAGAACCAGATCGATCAAAGCCTCGGGCGTTGA
- a CDS encoding peptidyl-prolyl cis-trans isomerase, giving the protein MAPLFLAAQKAHNIWDPPYKQGIAAEVEGEIITFEDLRREMGPLIPRIRESSRNRQEFNQKMENLYFEVLQNLIDRVLIVEEFKDKEYNMPPSYVENEYERIITEDFGGDRARFLEYLKEQGQNAREFRSELKDNIIVSAMRGEKRKSQSQVSPERIEAFYNENKVAFYQEESLKLRIIMLRPLADENPDLMQQSVEKVQAELEKGRSFAEVARQFSQDSRRESGGDWGWLKRTDLKDELARVAFELQPGEYSDPVKIANQTFILFVEDYREEGILPLAEVRDRIEEILAGQLARQAQDAWLDRLRRDAFVRYY; this is encoded by the coding sequence ATGGCACCCCTATTCCTTGCGGCACAAAAAGCTCACAACATCTGGGACCCGCCCTACAAGCAGGGCATCGCCGCCGAAGTCGAAGGTGAGATCATCACGTTCGAAGACCTCCGGCGCGAAATGGGCCCGCTGATCCCGCGTATTCGCGAATCTTCGCGCAACCGTCAGGAATTCAACCAGAAGATGGAGAACCTCTACTTCGAGGTGCTGCAAAACCTGATCGACCGCGTGCTCATCGTGGAAGAATTCAAGGACAAGGAGTATAACATGCCTCCGTCCTACGTCGAAAACGAGTACGAGCGCATCATCACGGAAGACTTTGGCGGCGACCGCGCTCGCTTCCTCGAATACCTCAAGGAGCAGGGCCAGAACGCCCGCGAGTTCCGCAGCGAGCTGAAGGACAATATCATCGTCTCGGCCATGCGTGGTGAAAAGCGCAAGAGCCAGAGCCAGGTGAGCCCCGAGCGCATCGAAGCTTTTTACAACGAAAACAAGGTCGCGTTTTACCAGGAAGAGTCCCTCAAGCTGCGCATCATCATGCTGCGCCCGCTGGCCGACGAAAACCCCGACCTGATGCAGCAATCCGTCGAGAAAGTCCAGGCCGAGCTGGAGAAGGGCCGTTCCTTTGCCGAAGTGGCCCGCCAGTTCAGCCAGGACTCGCGCCGCGAATCCGGCGGAGACTGGGGCTGGCTGAAGCGCACCGACCTGAAGGACGAGCTGGCCCGCGTCGCCTTCGAGCTGCAGCCCGGCGAATACAGCGACCCGGTCAAGATCGCCAACCAGACCTTTATCCTCTTTGTCGAAGACTACCGCGAGGAGGGCATCCTACCCTTGGCGGAAGTGCGCGACCGGATCGAGGAGATCCTCGCCGGCCAGCTTGCCCGGCAGGCTCAGGACGCGTGGCTCGACCGTCTGCGTCGCGACGCCTTCGTGCGCTACTATTAA
- the radC gene encoding DNA repair protein RadC — MDHGVSKITLREMVATERPQERLERLGPEALSDTELLAMILRSGSKEMDVMSLSAQIVTEANSLSGLLRWSLNDFQRWRGIGKIKALQLLTVMEMSRRILHQSADQKPILKDGPEIYRYLRPRAEGLEVEKVWVASLDSKMRLIECRMITQGIANASLIHPREVFREAIRANAAAVAVAHNHPSGDPTPSLPDVQITRTLRDSARILDLLFIDHVVLGVPGVDPRGLGYYSFREAGMF; from the coding sequence ATGGATCACGGCGTTAGCAAGATTACGCTCCGGGAGATGGTGGCAACAGAGAGACCGCAAGAGCGCCTGGAGCGTCTGGGCCCGGAAGCATTGAGCGATACGGAGCTGCTGGCCATGATTCTGCGCAGCGGCAGCAAGGAGATGGATGTGATGTCGCTGTCGGCCCAGATCGTGACGGAAGCCAATTCCCTCTCCGGCCTTTTGCGCTGGAGCCTCAACGATTTCCAGCGCTGGCGCGGCATCGGCAAGATCAAGGCCCTGCAGCTCTTGACCGTGATGGAGATGTCGCGCCGGATCCTGCACCAGAGTGCCGACCAAAAGCCTATTCTCAAGGATGGGCCGGAGATCTACCGTTACCTGCGGCCCCGGGCCGAGGGGCTGGAGGTGGAAAAAGTCTGGGTGGCATCGCTCGACAGCAAGATGCGCCTGATCGAGTGTCGGATGATCACGCAAGGAATCGCCAATGCCTCGCTCATCCACCCGCGTGAGGTCTTTCGTGAAGCGATCCGGGCCAATGCCGCCGCTGTCGCCGTAGCGCACAACCACCCGAGCGGGGACCCCACCCCCAGCCTGCCAGATGTGCAGATTACGCGGACGTTGCGCGATTCGGCGCGCATCCTCGATCTGCTTTTCATCGACCACGTGGTGCTGGGCGTTCCTGGGGTCGACCCCCGGGGCCTGGGCTACTACAGCTTCCGCGAAGCCGGGATGTTTTAG
- a CDS encoding tail fiber domain-containing protein, translated as MKAAFFLFGLLCSTSLLVANVPSLMSYQGRVTDANGQPIGNAAPVNRSTTFRLYTAASGGTPVYAESQTVTISAGEFSVLIGNGTGVSGQPGPSAPATQPYKTLADVVNTAGDNALFLGITIDDGNASTVDAEISPRQQLVAGAYSLRAKMAEGVADRAVTTAMIADNAITTNQIAAGSINSSKIANNTITTSLIAGSSIDSSKINQNSIGVWTPSGGNIWRNSNVGIRESNPGVPLTFDNSLGNKISLWGNSGTNHYGFGIQGSTLQYYAGSSGDRHAFGYGSSTSFTEWMRLSGGSLGIGTTNPTQRLHVVGDMLATPANWGTSGTTANLFLGDTNNWVRSVFGGGTEMFGINAISLRTGSGAPERIRIQGNGNVGIGTTNPITPLEVSGAINAHDPSVNPDNGYNGVIRLTRPANAAQHINLVRSGNYVWSLGFQPNTSNFGIGPGTGNDGSFNPYFTLHPDARVSINTGSSSEGHLNVGGPLTSVGSRNGRNGYARMYYSNGIIVLEAYNTNLNDGSWRGFSMDGNNDLDWRSDARLKEDIVDAEPMLDRLLQVQFRRYHWINDTNPEEKPEFGVIAQELQPLFPDLVGSREDGYLTVGYTSFGTIAARAIQELSARTDADVTALEDELHAVQEQLADKDARIAELEARLQALENLINKR; from the coding sequence ATGAAAGCTGCATTTTTCCTGTTCGGTTTGCTCTGCAGTACGTCCCTGCTCGTCGCCAACGTCCCGTCGTTGATGAGCTACCAGGGCCGCGTCACCGATGCCAACGGCCAACCCATCGGCAACGCCGCGCCGGTGAACCGCTCCACCACCTTCCGCCTCTACACGGCGGCGAGCGGCGGCACGCCCGTCTACGCCGAGTCGCAGACGGTGACGATCTCGGCGGGTGAATTCAGCGTGTTGATCGGCAACGGCACCGGCGTCTCCGGTCAACCGGGCCCCAGTGCGCCCGCCACGCAGCCCTACAAGACGCTCGCCGACGTGGTGAACACCGCGGGCGACAATGCCCTTTTCCTCGGCATTACCATCGACGACGGCAATGCCTCGACGGTCGACGCCGAGATTTCGCCCCGCCAGCAGTTGGTGGCCGGTGCCTACTCGCTGCGCGCCAAGATGGCTGAGGGTGTGGCCGACCGCGCCGTTACCACCGCAATGATCGCCGACAACGCGATCACGACCAACCAGATTGCGGCCGGTTCGATCAATTCGAGCAAGATCGCAAACAACACGATCACCACGTCGCTGATCGCAGGCTCGTCCATCGACTCCTCCAAAATCAACCAGAACTCCATCGGCGTGTGGACTCCATCGGGCGGCAACATCTGGCGCAACAGCAACGTCGGTATCCGCGAGAGCAATCCGGGTGTGCCTTTGACGTTCGACAACTCGCTGGGCAACAAGATTTCGCTCTGGGGCAACAGCGGCACCAACCATTACGGTTTTGGCATTCAAGGCAGTACCTTGCAATATTACGCCGGCTCCAGCGGCGACCGCCACGCCTTCGGCTATGGCTCGTCGACCTCTTTCACCGAGTGGATGCGCCTCAGCGGTGGCAGCCTGGGCATCGGCACCACTAACCCGACCCAGCGCCTGCACGTCGTGGGTGACATGCTGGCAACACCGGCCAACTGGGGCACGAGCGGCACGACCGCCAATCTGTTTCTGGGCGACACCAATAACTGGGTCCGCAGCGTTTTTGGCGGAGGCACGGAAATGTTCGGCATCAACGCCATCTCTCTTCGCACCGGGAGCGGGGCACCGGAGCGTATCCGCATCCAGGGCAACGGCAACGTCGGCATCGGCACGACCAACCCGATCACGCCTCTGGAAGTCAGTGGCGCGATCAACGCCCACGACCCCAGCGTCAACCCCGACAACGGTTACAACGGCGTCATCCGTTTGACCCGGCCCGCCAATGCAGCCCAGCACATCAACCTCGTGCGCTCGGGTAACTATGTCTGGTCGCTCGGCTTTCAGCCCAACACCAGCAACTTCGGCATCGGACCGGGGACGGGCAACGACGGTTCTTTCAACCCTTATTTCACCCTCCATCCCGATGCACGCGTCTCAATCAATACGGGCTCCAGCAGCGAGGGGCACCTCAACGTCGGCGGCCCTCTGACTTCGGTTGGCTCGCGCAACGGGCGCAACGGCTACGCCCGGATGTATTATTCCAACGGCATCATCGTGCTCGAAGCCTACAACACCAATCTGAACGACGGGAGTTGGCGCGGCTTTAGCATGGATGGCAATAACGACCTCGACTGGCGCTCCGACGCTCGACTGAAGGAGGACATCGTCGATGCCGAGCCGATGCTCGATCGGCTCTTGCAGGTGCAGTTCCGCCGCTACCACTGGATCAACGATACCAATCCAGAGGAAAAGCCTGAATTTGGGGTGATTGCGCAAGAACTGCAGCCGCTCTTCCCGGATCTGGTCGGCTCTCGGGAGGACGGCTACCTCACCGTCGGCTACACCTCGTTTGGCACCATCGCGGCCAGGGCCATCCAGGAGCTGAGTGCCCGCACGGATGCCGATGTGACGGCGCTGGAAGACGAATTGCACGCCGTCCAGGAGCAGCTGGCAGACAAGGACGCTCGCATTGCCGAGCTCGAAGCCCGCCTGCAAGCACTGGAAAACCTCATCAACAAGCGCTAA
- a CDS encoding 2-hydroxyacid dehydrogenase, translating into MQVAVFSTKSYDQESLAAANQPFGHELTFFEVGLGPKMAKIAAEYEAICAFVNDDLGAQTLQTLAEGKTRLIAMRCAGFNNVDLETLKETGLKLVRVPAYSPHAVAEHVMALLLTLNRKTHRAYNRVREGNFNLEGLMGFDIHGKTVGIIGTGKIGAITAKLFQAFGCHVLAYDVQENPELTSAGIGYVKLNQIFRESDIISLHCPLLPTTHHLIDDISLNQMKDGVCIINTSRGGLIDSQAIYRGLKSGKVGLLGLDVYEEEAGLFFTDHSQGIIQDDLFMRLTTFPNVLITGHQAFFTETAIRNIADTTLANIAEFENGGSCRNEVAIKA; encoded by the coding sequence ATGCAAGTCGCCGTTTTTTCGACCAAGAGCTACGATCAGGAATCGCTCGCCGCCGCCAACCAGCCGTTCGGGCATGAATTGACGTTCTTTGAGGTGGGGCTGGGGCCGAAAATGGCAAAGATCGCCGCCGAATATGAGGCGATCTGCGCTTTTGTGAACGACGACTTGGGCGCGCAGACCTTGCAGACGCTGGCCGAGGGTAAAACGCGCCTCATCGCGATGCGCTGCGCCGGCTTCAACAATGTGGACCTGGAGACGCTGAAGGAAACCGGTCTGAAGCTGGTGCGCGTGCCGGCCTACTCGCCTCATGCCGTGGCCGAACACGTGATGGCGCTGTTGCTCACGCTCAACCGCAAGACGCACCGCGCTTACAATCGTGTGCGCGAGGGCAACTTCAACCTCGAAGGCCTGATGGGCTTCGACATCCATGGCAAGACGGTCGGCATCATCGGCACGGGCAAGATCGGCGCGATCACGGCCAAACTATTCCAGGCTTTCGGTTGCCATGTGCTGGCCTACGATGTGCAGGAAAATCCAGAATTGACCTCTGCCGGCATCGGCTACGTGAAGCTCAACCAGATCTTCCGCGAGAGCGACATCATCTCGCTCCACTGCCCGCTCCTGCCGACCACACACCACCTGATCGACGACATCTCGCTCAACCAGATGAAGGACGGGGTGTGTATCATCAACACCAGCCGCGGCGGCCTGATCGACTCGCAGGCGATTTATCGTGGCCTCAAGAGTGGCAAGGTGGGGCTGTTGGGGCTCGACGTCTACGAAGAGGAAGCGGGGCTTTTCTTTACGGACCATAGCCAAGGCATCATCCAGGACGATTTGTTCATGCGCCTCACGACTTTCCCCAACGTCCTGATTACCGGGCACCAGGCCTTCTTTACCGAGACGGCAATCCGCAATATCGCAGACACGACGCTGGCCAACATCGCCGAATTTGAGAACGGGGGATCATGTCGCAATGAAGTAGCGATCAAGGCTTAG
- a CDS encoding PRC-barrel domain-containing protein — protein sequence MNKLIPITTLTALIAFGPSLMAQSSNQGSMRNSDSQNQPNPTQQQRSNMGDQRTNTNRPDQSSSQWKSSSEKDHMGRSHSEKGKMRVTQASELMGQDLFDSQGRKVGDISDFVVNLQDGSISHVVVASGSWFDLGMTGEDRLVPIQAIDRQGDRFTLDITKQQFLETPTFDGELADIGQDVQQQLQSAYASSRAQIEDQMARADRPNSANQSRQAGDRQRDTGMASNQGTDRSDRMESRDSRDTNQVNRDRSPIGSSSISNSGMNLDGSGVAMAPNTTTTTTSSTDMQSEERDRTQNRNWQQDSGSFTAQSHVLFSEINESEVRSSSDDAEIAQVTDALINMEEGKIVYLLVDEDEVFTADYPNDVVALPMQAYSSRDGDSLVFDFSREQLRDAEPVEDVPSVQARGGTYTDAYLIRTLN from the coding sequence ATGAATAAACTCATCCCCATTACGACTCTTACCGCCCTGATCGCCTTCGGCCCCTCCTTGATGGCCCAATCCAGCAACCAGGGCTCGATGCGAAACAGCGACTCCCAAAACCAGCCCAACCCGACGCAGCAGCAGCGCTCCAATATGGGCGACCAGCGGACGAACACCAACCGCCCCGACCAGTCTTCCTCCCAATGGAAGAGCAGCTCCGAAAAGGACCACATGGGCCGCAGCCATTCCGAAAAAGGCAAGATGCGCGTGACCCAGGCCAGCGAATTGATGGGCCAAGACCTCTTCGACTCACAGGGCCGCAAGGTCGGTGACATCTCCGACTTTGTCGTGAACCTGCAAGACGGCTCGATCAGCCACGTAGTGGTAGCCTCCGGCTCCTGGTTTGACTTGGGTATGACGGGCGAAGACCGCCTCGTGCCGATTCAGGCCATCGACCGCCAGGGCGACCGCTTTACCCTCGACATCACCAAGCAGCAATTCCTCGAAACACCTACTTTTGACGGCGAACTGGCGGACATCGGCCAAGATGTGCAGCAACAGCTCCAGTCGGCCTACGCCAGCTCGCGCGCCCAAATCGAGGACCAGATGGCCCGTGCGGACCGCCCCAACAGCGCCAACCAGAGCCGCCAGGCCGGCGATCGCCAGCGAGACACTGGCATGGCCAGCAACCAGGGCACGGACCGTAGCGACCGCATGGAAAGCCGCGACAGCCGCGACACCAATCAGGTGAACCGCGACCGCAGCCCCATTGGCAGCTCCAGCATCTCCAACTCCGGCATGAACCTCGATGGCAGCGGTGTCGCCATGGCTCCGAACACCACCACCACGACCACGAGCTCCACCGACATGCAAAGCGAGGAGCGTGACCGCACGCAAAACCGTAACTGGCAGCAGGACAGCGGCTCGTTTACGGCGCAAAGCCACGTGCTGTTCTCCGAGATCAATGAATCGGAAGTGCGCTCCAGCTCCGACGATGCCGAGATTGCGCAAGTGACCGACGCCCTCATCAACATGGAGGAAGGCAAGATCGTCTATCTCCTTGTCGACGAGGACGAAGTCTTTACCGCCGATTACCCGAACGACGTCGTGGCCCTGCCCATGCAGGCCTATAGCAGCCGCGACGGAGACTCTCTGGTTTTCGACTTCAGCCGTGAACAACTCCGCGATGCCGAGCCGGTGGAAGATGTTCCCTCCGTGCAGGCCCGCGGCGGCACCTATACGGACGCTTACCTGATCCGCACACTCAACTAG